In a single window of the Pseudomonas sp. B21-015 genome:
- a CDS encoding ATP-binding protein — MTSIRRRTLTLIIGLMLTGLAIISVFNLHDSNHEIAEVYDAQLAQNARLLQGVMRMPLASSEHAELYQAFNKALSEAVPRVDGHPYESKIAFQVWNRKGEVLVHTASAPPFTAPPTKSGFSDVVDLHNRHWRVFMLEDKQNDLRIWVGERDDVRADLVDRIVRHTLWPNVLGSLILAAMVWLAIGWGLKPLADMAATLRARHSGSLEPLQLTPLPSELEPMQAALNRMLAQIQEVLGRERRFIADAAHELRTPLAVLRVHAQNLQEAGTEQERRESLAFLIAGVDRASRLVNQLLTMARLEPKAVAPLLHSIDLSETVRASLAQLTPWLLSRNLELAFDAEDRPFKVLADAGAIDIALNNLVTNAANFSPEHGVITVQLSQDDGFYNLSVQDQGPGIDEADRARLFERFYSRGNTGGAGLGLAIVNTIATRLGGRITLVNPPEGGLRATLSIPAGQNHSPLQRTTRELPPNG; from the coding sequence ATGACTTCAATCCGGCGTCGCACCCTGACGCTGATCATCGGCCTGATGCTGACAGGCCTGGCGATCATCAGCGTGTTCAACCTGCACGACAGCAATCACGAAATTGCCGAAGTCTACGACGCCCAACTGGCACAGAACGCCCGACTGCTGCAGGGTGTGATGCGCATGCCGCTGGCCAGCAGTGAACACGCCGAACTGTATCAAGCGTTCAACAAGGCCTTGAGTGAAGCGGTGCCGAGAGTCGATGGTCATCCCTATGAAAGCAAAATTGCCTTTCAGGTGTGGAATCGAAAGGGCGAAGTGCTGGTGCACACCGCCAGTGCGCCCCCCTTCACGGCACCGCCGACGAAATCCGGTTTCAGCGATGTGGTGGATCTGCACAACCGCCATTGGCGGGTGTTCATGCTCGAAGACAAACAGAATGATCTGCGCATCTGGGTCGGTGAACGGGACGATGTGCGTGCGGACCTGGTAGACCGGATCGTGCGCCATACCCTGTGGCCCAATGTGCTGGGCAGCCTGATACTGGCGGCCATGGTCTGGCTGGCCATCGGCTGGGGGCTCAAACCCCTGGCCGATATGGCAGCAACGTTGCGGGCACGGCACAGCGGCTCTCTGGAGCCGTTGCAACTGACCCCGTTGCCCAGCGAACTGGAACCGATGCAAGCGGCGCTCAATCGCATGCTCGCGCAAATTCAAGAGGTGCTTGGCCGTGAGCGGCGCTTCATCGCCGACGCCGCCCACGAATTACGCACGCCGCTGGCCGTGTTGCGGGTGCATGCACAAAACCTGCAGGAGGCTGGCACGGAACAGGAACGTCGTGAGTCCCTCGCGTTTCTGATTGCCGGGGTCGACCGCGCCAGCCGTCTGGTCAATCAGTTGCTGACCATGGCGCGTCTCGAACCCAAGGCCGTGGCGCCGTTGCTGCACAGCATCGACTTGAGTGAAACCGTACGCGCCAGCCTGGCCCAGCTCACACCCTGGCTACTGAGCAGGAACCTGGAACTGGCTTTCGACGCCGAAGACCGGCCTTTCAAAGTCCTCGCCGATGCCGGCGCCATCGATATCGCCCTGAATAACCTGGTCACCAACGCGGCGAATTTTTCGCCGGAGCATGGCGTCATCACCGTGCAACTGAGCCAGGACGACGGGTTCTACAACTTGAGCGTCCAGGACCAGGGGCCGGGCATCGACGAAGCGGATCGCGCACGGTTGTTCGAACGCTTTTACAGCCGTGGAAATACCGGAGGCGCGGGCTTGGGGCTGGCCATCGTCAACACCATCGCGACGCGGCTGGGTGGGCGGATTACCCTGGTCAATCCACCGGAAGGCGGGCTGCGGGCGACCCTGTCGATTCCCGCCGGCCAGAACCACAGCCCCCTGCAACGGACCACCCGAGAGCTGCCGCCCAATGGCTGA
- a CDS encoding DUF4287 domain-containing protein: MTEDTKVKGPASYFPSIEKKYGQPISHWLDLLGTVSAKKHMEMVAWLKAEHGMGHGHANALVAYYLASSPT; the protein is encoded by the coding sequence ATGACCGAAGATACAAAAGTGAAAGGCCCGGCGTCGTACTTCCCGTCAATCGAGAAAAAATATGGCCAGCCCATCAGCCACTGGCTGGATCTGCTCGGAACAGTGAGCGCTAAGAAACATATGGAAATGGTGGCTTGGCTGAAGGCTGAACACGGTATGGGGCATGGGCATGCTAATGCTTTGGTTGCATATTATTTGGCGAGTTCGCCAACCTAG
- a CDS encoding LysR family transcriptional regulator codes for MFDWNDLRFFLELQRSGRLLTAARRLNTTHATVARHIEAIEKSLGTALFVQHAQGYELTPAGEALLKHAEAMENVALLAQEEITQSTAPLGKIRVGVTEGLGIMFLASRMNGLFERYPGLEVELVAVPRFVSILNREAEISIHLERPAADMLVTRKLTDYRLALYASQAYLDRSPPLRSREDLGRHAWIGYVDDLLFSQELMFLNSFCRNPQVVFHSTSVIAQQQAARSGLGIAVLPCYMASADPQLVPLLPDESIQRSYWISTRRELHKSVRLRVLWDYVVELCEREQGLLMG; via the coding sequence ATGTTCGACTGGAATGACCTGCGGTTTTTTCTCGAATTGCAGCGCAGCGGCCGCTTGCTGACCGCCGCTCGCCGTTTGAACACGACCCACGCCACCGTGGCCCGGCACATCGAAGCCATCGAAAAAAGCCTAGGCACCGCGCTGTTCGTCCAGCATGCCCAAGGCTACGAATTGACCCCGGCCGGCGAAGCGCTGCTCAAACACGCCGAAGCCATGGAAAACGTCGCGCTGCTGGCTCAGGAAGAAATCACCCAATCCACCGCACCGCTGGGCAAGATCCGCGTCGGGGTGACGGAAGGGCTGGGCATCATGTTCCTCGCCAGCCGCATGAATGGGCTGTTCGAACGCTATCCAGGACTGGAAGTGGAGTTGGTGGCGGTGCCGCGTTTCGTCAGCATCCTCAACCGTGAAGCCGAGATCAGCATTCATCTGGAACGCCCGGCCGCCGACATGCTGGTCACCCGCAAACTCACCGATTACCGACTGGCGCTCTACGCCAGCCAGGCCTATCTGGACCGTTCTCCACCCCTGCGCAGCCGCGAAGACCTCGGTCGCCACGCGTGGATCGGTTACGTCGACGACTTGCTGTTCAGCCAGGAGCTGATGTTCCTCAACAGCTTCTGTCGCAACCCCCAGGTGGTCTTCCACAGCACCAGCGTCATCGCCCAGCAACAGGCCGCGCGCTCGGGCCTGGGGATCGCCGTGCTGCCGTGCTACATGGCCAGCGCCGATCCCCAACTGGTGCCGTTGCTGCCGGATGAAAGCATCCAGCGCAGTTATTGGATCAGTACGCGGCGCGAGCTGCACAAGTCCGTGCGGCTGCGGGTGTTGTGGGATTACGTGGTGGAGTTGTGTGAGCGCGAGCAGGGGTTGTTGATGGGATAA
- a CDS encoding DUF6124 family protein codes for MIKPTPNPPDTDPVSPYEPDSKKLNEAAERALNFHFPSNADIKAAARTPSTLFSVNSQATNETLMVFLVETLASVDVMVHQLVDHLEGGSRYALLGISNSIMVAEITANRVLDKIDLPK; via the coding sequence ATGATCAAACCTACGCCCAATCCGCCGGACACCGATCCGGTGTCTCCGTACGAACCCGATTCAAAGAAGCTCAATGAGGCCGCCGAGCGGGCTCTGAACTTCCACTTCCCGTCGAATGCCGACATCAAAGCCGCCGCACGCACGCCCAGCACCCTATTTTCCGTGAACTCGCAGGCTACTAACGAAACCCTGATGGTTTTTTTGGTCGAGACGCTGGCCTCGGTCGATGTGATGGTCCATCAGTTGGTGGATCATCTGGAAGGTGGGTCGCGCTACGCCCTGCTGGGCATTTCAAACAGCATCATGGTGGCGGAGATCACGGCGAACCGGGTGCTGGATAAGATTGATCTGCCCAAGTAG